A genomic window from Candidatus Andeanibacterium colombiense includes:
- a CDS encoding DUF2975 domain-containing protein, whose protein sequence is MPKDETWTTDGLPRRDILLVTAKLGTILIRVVLALAMALIGIVAAITVINGGVPPETIKIVVAGAARNDVTGAVLVVLLFTMVSLTLAYDFVTRLAQIIDTVGQGDPFTAANAGRLSRMAWTAIAIQLVELPAMLLSEWLKPQLVEGTFSVTTDFSLTGIGLALVLFILARVFRKGAEMRDDLEGTV, encoded by the coding sequence ATGCCCAAAGATGAAACCTGGACCACCGACGGCCTGCCCCGAAGGGACATCCTGCTGGTCACCGCCAAGCTCGGCACGATCCTGATCCGCGTGGTCCTGGCGCTGGCCATGGCCCTGATCGGGATCGTCGCCGCGATCACCGTTATCAATGGCGGCGTCCCGCCGGAAACCATCAAGATCGTGGTCGCGGGTGCCGCGCGTAACGACGTCACCGGCGCGGTGCTGGTGGTGCTGCTGTTCACCATGGTCAGCCTCACCCTCGCGTACGATTTCGTCACCCGCCTCGCGCAGATCATCGACACGGTCGGCCAGGGCGATCCGTTCACCGCCGCCAACGCCGGCCGTCTGTCCCGGATGGCGTGGACCGCGATCGCGATCCAGCTGGTTGAGCTGCCGGCGATGCTGCTGTCGGAATGGCTCAAGCCGCAACTGGTGGAAGGGACCTTCTCGGTCACGACGGATTTCTCGCTCACCGGCATCGGCCTGGCCCTGGTCCTGTTCATCCTCGCCCGCGTCTTCCGCAAGGGCGCCGAGATGCGCGACGATCTGGAAGGAACCGTGTGA
- the rpoB gene encoding DNA-directed RNA polymerase subunit beta, which yields MATKAKAPAGSAKKRIRKIFGDIHEVVQMPNLIEVQRESYEQFLRSDPKTGYVSGLEKTLRSVFPIRDFAGTAELDFVHYELEDPKYDTTECRQRGITYAAPMKVTLRLIVFEVDTETETRSVLDIKEQDVYMGDMPLMTENGTFIINGTERVIVSQMHRSPGVLFDHDRGKTHSSGKFLFAARVIPYRGSWLDFEFDAKDIVNVRIDRKRKLPVTSLLYSLGLDSEQMLNYFYNTIAWERAKDGWKIPFVAEQWRGQKPTFALVDAKTGEEVFPANQKISPRAANKAQKDGLGDLLIPTEEIFGHYAANDMIDESTGRIWIEAGDEVSPENLDLLDKAGIDRLQLLDIDHVNTGPWIRNTLQVDKAENRDEGLEAIYKVMRPGEPPTKETAEALFEGLFFDSDRYDLSAVGRVKLNMRLGLDAEDTVTTLRAEDILAVVKELVNLKDGKGEVDDIDNLGNRRVRSVGELLENQYRVGLLRMERAVKERMSSVDVSTVMPNDLINAKPAVAAVREFFGSSQLSQFMDQTNPLSEVTHKRRVSALGPGGLTRERAGFEVRDVHPTHYGRICPIETPEGPNIGLINSLASFSRVNKYGFIETPYRKVIDGKVTGDVTYLSAMEEQKHTVAQASAELNEDGGFAEDLVSARENGEFVMAQRENVTLMDVSPKQLVSVAASLIPFLENDDANRALMGSNMQRQAVPLVRAEAPFVGTGMEETVARDSGAAISALRSGVVDQVDASRIVIRASGDIEAGKSGVDIYTLQKFQRSNQNTCINQRPLVKVGDIIEEGDILADGPSTDLGELALGRNSLVAFMPWNGYNYEDSILISERIVKDDVFTSIHIEEFEVMARDTKLGPEDITRDIPNVGEEALRNLDEAGIVYIGAEVHPGDILVGKITPKGESPMTPEEKLLRAIFGEKASDVRDTSLRLPPGVSGTIVEVRVFNRHGIEIDDRTRAIQNEEIERLKKDAEDERAILNRATYNRLRDMLLGQVASAAPKGAKKGTAIDEELLGSVDRHDWFKFAVADDARQSQLEAVKAQYDEAVKVINDKFEDRREKLERGDELAPGVLKMVKVFVAVKRKLQPGDKMAGRHGNKGVISRILPCEDMPFLEDGTHVDIVLNPLGVPSRMNVGQIFETHLGLAARGLGQQIQAALEEWREANPDPEKASPPSALVDKLKDIYGPNYHQEIDARSTDEVIELAGNLTAGVPMGTPVFDGAREADVSAMLAKAGYGTSGQVTLYDGRTGEAFDRKVTVGYIYMLKLHHLVDDKIHARSIGPYSLVTQQPLGGKAQFGGQRFGEMEVWALQAYGAAYTLQEMLTVKSDDVVGRTKVYDAIVKGDDTFEAGIPESFNVLVKEMRSLGLNVELSSLVDEDEEGGDGMQIAAE from the coding sequence ATGGCGACCAAGGCGAAGGCTCCGGCCGGCAGCGCGAAAAAGCGCATCCGCAAGATTTTCGGCGACATCCACGAAGTGGTGCAGATGCCGAATCTGATCGAGGTGCAGCGCGAAAGCTACGAGCAGTTCCTGCGCTCCGACCCGAAGACCGGTTATGTCTCGGGCCTTGAGAAGACGCTACGCTCGGTCTTCCCGATCCGCGACTTCGCCGGCACCGCCGAGCTCGACTTCGTCCATTACGAACTCGAGGATCCGAAGTACGACACCACCGAATGCCGCCAGCGCGGCATTACCTATGCGGCGCCGATGAAGGTGACGCTGCGCCTGATCGTGTTCGAAGTGGACACCGAGACCGAGACCCGCTCGGTCCTCGATATCAAGGAGCAGGACGTCTACATGGGCGACATGCCGCTCATGACCGAGAACGGCACCTTCATCATCAACGGCACCGAGCGCGTGATCGTGTCGCAGATGCACCGTTCGCCGGGTGTGCTGTTCGACCATGACCGCGGCAAGACCCACTCCTCGGGCAAGTTCCTGTTCGCTGCCCGCGTGATCCCCTATCGCGGTTCGTGGCTCGATTTCGAATTCGACGCGAAGGACATCGTGAACGTCCGCATCGACCGCAAGCGCAAGCTGCCGGTGACCTCGCTGCTCTATTCGCTGGGCCTCGATAGTGAGCAGATGCTCAACTATTTCTACAACACCATCGCATGGGAACGCGCGAAGGACGGGTGGAAGATCCCGTTCGTGGCCGAGCAATGGCGCGGCCAGAAGCCGACCTTCGCGCTGGTCGATGCGAAGACCGGCGAGGAAGTGTTCCCCGCCAACCAGAAGATCAGCCCCCGCGCCGCCAACAAGGCGCAGAAGGACGGCCTCGGCGACCTGCTGATCCCGACCGAGGAAATCTTCGGCCATTACGCCGCCAACGACATGATCGACGAATCGACCGGCCGCATCTGGATCGAGGCGGGCGACGAAGTTTCGCCCGAGAACCTCGACCTGCTCGACAAGGCCGGGATCGACCGGCTCCAGCTGCTCGACATCGACCACGTCAACACCGGCCCGTGGATCCGCAACACGCTGCAGGTCGACAAGGCCGAGAACCGCGACGAGGGCCTTGAGGCGATCTACAAGGTCATGCGCCCGGGCGAGCCGCCGACGAAGGAAACCGCCGAAGCCTTGTTCGAAGGCCTGTTCTTCGACAGCGATCGCTACGACCTCTCGGCCGTCGGCCGCGTGAAGCTGAACATGCGCCTCGGCCTCGATGCCGAGGACACCGTCACCACCCTGCGCGCCGAGGACATCCTCGCCGTGGTCAAGGAACTGGTGAACCTCAAGGACGGCAAGGGCGAAGTCGATGACATCGACAACCTCGGCAACCGCCGCGTGCGTTCGGTGGGCGAATTGCTCGAGAACCAGTACCGCGTCGGCCTGCTGCGCATGGAGCGCGCCGTTAAGGAGCGGATGAGCTCGGTCGACGTGTCGACCGTGATGCCGAACGACCTGATCAACGCGAAGCCCGCGGTTGCCGCGGTGCGCGAGTTCTTCGGTTCCTCGCAGCTCTCGCAGTTCATGGATCAGACCAACCCGCTGTCCGAAGTCACCCACAAGCGCCGCGTTTCGGCGCTCGGGCCGGGCGGCCTCACGCGTGAGCGCGCGGGCTTCGAAGTCCGCGACGTTCACCCGACCCACTATGGCCGGATCTGCCCGATCGAAACGCCGGAAGGCCCGAACATCGGCCTGATCAACTCGCTCGCGAGCTTCAGCCGCGTGAACAAGTACGGCTTCATCGAGACCCCGTACCGCAAGGTGATCGACGGCAAAGTGACCGGCGACGTGACCTATCTCTCCGCGATGGAAGAGCAGAAGCACACGGTTGCGCAGGCATCGGCCGAACTCAACGAAGACGGCGGCTTCGCCGAGGATCTCGTGTCCGCGCGCGAGAACGGCGAATTCGTGATGGCCCAGCGCGAGAACGTCACGCTGATGGACGTTTCGCCCAAGCAGCTCGTTTCGGTCGCTGCGTCGCTGATTCCGTTCCTCGAAAACGATGACGCCAACCGCGCGCTGATGGGCTCCAACATGCAGCGTCAGGCGGTGCCGCTGGTTCGCGCCGAGGCGCCGTTCGTCGGCACCGGCATGGAAGAAACCGTCGCGCGCGATTCGGGCGCGGCGATTTCCGCGCTGCGCAGCGGCGTGGTCGATCAGGTCGATGCCAGCCGTATCGTGATCCGCGCTTCGGGCGATATCGAGGCCGGCAAGTCGGGCGTGGACATCTACACGCTGCAGAAGTTCCAGCGCTCGAACCAGAACACCTGCATCAACCAGCGTCCGCTGGTGAAGGTGGGCGACATCATCGAGGAAGGCGACATCCTCGCCGACGGGCCCTCGACCGATCTCGGCGAGCTCGCGCTCGGCCGCAACAGCCTCGTCGCGTTCATGCCGTGGAACGGCTACAACTACGAAGACTCGATCCTGATCTCCGAGCGCATCGTGAAGGACGATGTGTTCACCTCGATCCATATCGAGGAATTCGAGGTCATGGCGCGCGACACCAAGCTCGGGCCGGAAGACATCACCCGCGACATCCCGAACGTCGGCGAGGAAGCCCTGCGCAACCTCGACGAGGCCGGCATCGTCTATATCGGGGCGGAGGTCCATCCAGGTGACATTCTGGTCGGCAAGATCACGCCGAAGGGCGAAAGCCCGATGACGCCGGAAGAAAAGCTGCTCCGCGCGATCTTCGGCGAAAAGGCGAGCGACGTGCGCGACACGTCGCTGCGCCTGCCGCCGGGCGTTTCGGGCACGATCGTCGAAGTGCGCGTGTTCAACCGCCACGGCATCGAGATCGACGACCGTACCCGTGCGATCCAGAACGAGGAAATCGAGCGCCTCAAGAAGGATGCCGAGGACGAGCGCGCGATCCTCAACCGCGCGACCTACAACCGCCTGCGCGACATGCTGCTGGGCCAGGTCGCTTCGGCCGCTCCGAAGGGCGCCAAGAAGGGCACCGCGATCGACGAGGAACTGCTCGGCTCGGTCGACCGCCACGACTGGTTCAAGTTCGCGGTGGCCGACGATGCCCGCCAGAGCCAGCTGGAAGCCGTCAAGGCCCAGTATGACGAGGCGGTGAAGGTCATCAACGACAAGTTCGAGGACCGCCGCGAGAAGCTCGAGCGGGGCGACGAACTTGCCCCGGGCGTGCTCAAGATGGTCAAGGTCTTCGTCGCGGTGAAGCGCAAGCTGCAGCCGGGCGACAAGATGGCCGGCCGCCACGGCAACAAGGGTGTCATTTCGCGCATCCTGCCGTGCGAGGACATGCCGTTCCTCGAGGACGGCACCCATGTCGACATCGTGCTGAACCCGCTGGGCGTGCCTTCGCGCATGAACGTCGGGCAGATCTTCGAAACCCACCTCGGCCTTGCCGCGCGCGGTCTCGGCCAGCAGATCCAGGCGGCGCTCGAGGAATGGCGCGAAGCCAATCCCGATCCGGAGAAGGCTTCTCCGCCGAGCGCGCTGGTCGACAAGCTCAAGGACATCTACGGCCCGAACTACCATCAGGAAATCGATGCGCGTTCGACTGACGAAGTGATCGAGCTGGCCGGCAACCTCACCGCCGGCGTCCCGATGGGCACTCCGGTGTTCGACGGCGCGCGCGAGGCGGATGTCTCGGCGATGCTGGCGAAGGCCGGTTACGGCACTTCGGGCCAGGTGACGCTGTACGACGGCCGTACCGGCGAGGCGTTCGACCGCAAAGTGACCGTGGGCTACATCTACATGCTGAAGCTCCACCACCTTGTCGACGACAAGATCCACGCCCGTTCGATCGGCCCCTACTCGCTCGTCACGCAGCAGCCGCTGGGTGGTAAGGCGCAGTTCGGCGGCCAGCGCTTCGGCGAAATGGAGGTCTGGGCACTCCAGGCCTACGGCGCCGCCTACACGCTGCAGGAAATGCTCACGGTGAAGTCCGACGACGTGGTCGGTCGCACCAAGGTCTACGATGCGATCGTCAAGGGTGACGACACCTTCGAGGCCGGCATTCCGGAAAGCTTCAACGTGCTGGTGAAGGAAATGCGCAGCCTCGGCCTCAACGTCGAACTCTCGTCGCTGGTCGACGAGGACGAAGAGGGCGGAGACGGGATGCAGATCGCGGCCGAATAG